Part of the Crossiella cryophila genome, CTCACCGGCGAGTTCAGCTCGTAGAGCAGGATGTCGGCCGACGGGTGCGAGATCGCCCGCACCGGCTTGCGGGACTGGCCGGCCGTGCGGTCGACGTTCCCGATCAGGAAGCTGACGCCCGATTTCGCGCAGTGCTTGGCGGTGAGCACGTACCGGGAGTTGATGATGGTGCCGGAGCAGTCCTGCTGACCGTTGACCATGAGGGCCACCGCCCACGGTCCGCTGGCGGCGTACTTCCCGTTGATGATGAGGGGCTGGACGTCGCCGGCCGGGCTGGCCGAGGCCAGGGGAACGCTGCTGACACCGGCCGCGATCACGCCGCACAAAGCGACCAGGAACCTTTTCGCGCGCATTGAAGAACTCCTATCCGATGCAGGGATTGTCGGAGTCGCGCCCACAACGAGATGATTGTTCAGGGGGCAATCACGGGGAATTCGTTGGGGTGACAATTCGAACTATAGGATCGGAAAGCGGTCGGCTCAAGGGCGCTTATTTCGTGATCCCTGCTCGGTGGGGCCGTGAGCTGCGGTTTTGGCTCGAATCTGTCAAGAGTAAAATGGTGCTGGCCGGCTTCAGGGGGAAGCTCGCTCGCGTTCCTGGAACTCGCGTGGGGATAGACCGTGCAGGCGGGTGAAGGCGGTGCTGAAGGCCGGCAGGTGGGCGTAGCCGATGCGGCGGGCGACCGCGCTGGGCTTGGCGCCGCCGGCGAGCAGATCGCGGGCGACGCGCATGCGGGCGGCGTAGCGCCAGCGAGCGAAGGTCATGCCGGTCTCGCCGCGGAAGGCCCGGTGGACCTCGGCGGGGACGTCGAACACGGCCGATTCGCGGGAGATGTCGAGGTGGCGCAGGTAATCCATCGCGGCCGCGCGCGCACGCGGATCGGTGGGCATCGGCACCGACAGCGCTCGTTGCGCGGCGAGGTGTTCGGCGAACAGGTCGAGGATGTGCCGGGGGTTGTAGTCGTCGGGGTGCAGTCCGGATCGGGCGCTGATGGAGCAGTGCATCAGGTAGTCGTCCCAGGCGGGTGCGAACCGCACCTGCAGCGGCTCGGTCAGTTGCAGGTCGGCGGTGGTCGCGCTGCCGAGGGGCAGTGAGATGGAGTTCTCGCGGAG contains:
- a CDS encoding S1 family peptidase; amino-acid sequence: MRAKRFLVALCGVIAAGVSSVPLASASPAGDVQPLIINGKYAASGPWAVALMVNGQQDCSGTIINSRYVLTAKHCAKSGVSFLIGNVDRTAGQSRKPVRAISHPSADILLYELNSPVSTTYASLTGSQPAVGSTEEVYGFGRTESARDSRYLKVAAMRITKVSGSFIDATAGNGYTGPGDSGGAVFQNGRLIGVHSYGDTSAGTSGHVNISTYRQWVLSNSGSQGLPAA